The Tepidanaerobacter syntrophicus genome includes the window CGGTGATATAGTTGAGATTATTACATCAAGCCATAGTCCGGGACCTAGCCGGGACTGGTTAAATATAGTAAAATCACCTCAGGCAAAAAACAAAATACGGCAGTGGTTTAAGAAAGAACGGCGGGAAGAAAACATTGCCAGAGGAAAGGATATGCTTGAAAAAGAAGGCCGCCGACAAGGTTACGATATTTACCAGCTGATGAAACTTGACTTTATGAACAATTTATTAAAGAAAATGAGTTTTGCTAACATTGATGATATGTATGCTGCTATCGGTTATGGAGCTGTTACGACAAAACAAATACTTCAAAAAATCCTTGAGGAATATAAGAAAAGCACAAAGCTTAAGCAAGAGACAATTATCGAAAAAGTTGACACAAAAGCTAAAAAGAAAAAGAATGTGGACCATGGAATAAAGATAGATGGCGTTGATAATCTCTTGGTGAAATTTTCACGTTGCTGCAATCCCGTTCCGGGGGATAAAATTGTAGGATATATCACGCGAGGCAGAGGCGTTTCTATTCATAGGCAAGACTGTAAGAATGTAGCAAGGGGAGATTTCGATAAAGATAGGCTGATAGATGTTAAATGGGAAGGATTTGAAGAAACTTCATATCCAGTAGAGATTCAGGCATCTGCCCATGATAGGCCGGGCATACTTTCTGAAGTGATAAATTTAGTCAGCGATATGAAAACAAATATTGACGCAATTAATGCACGCACAACTAAAGACGGAGTCGCTGTTATAGATATGATACTAGAGATCAATAATAAACAGCATCTTGAGAATGTTATGCAAAAAATCAAAAAAATAAATGGGATATATAGTATTCGAAGAGTGATGAACCAGTAAAGGGGGATATTATGCGGGCGGTAGTTCAGAGAGTAAAAGAAGCAGCAGTTTCTGTGAATGATGAGCAGATTGCCAAAATAGGCAAAGGAATGACGGTTTTCGTCGGAATAGCTGCCGGCGATACTATAAAAGATGTTGATTATATTGCAGAAAAAATTGTAGGGCTCAGGATATTTGAAGATGACGAAGGGAAGATGAATAAATCAATACAAGATATTGATGGAGAAATTCTTATGATATCCCAGTTCACACTGTTGGGGGATGTTCGAAAAGGACGCAGGCCTAGTTTTACTCAAGCAGCTCCGCCTGATGAGGCGCAAAAACTTTATGAGGCTCTTGTGGACGCCTGCAATCAGAAGGTTAAAACAAAAAAAGGCCAGTTTCAAGCCCAAATGCTCGTTTATATATTAAACGACGGCCCTGTTACGATATTAGTTGACAGTAATAAAAATTTCTAAATGAGAGATTTGAGGAGATATGTCATGTTTGTAAAACGCTTATCAGTCGGCCCATTAGAAGCTAACTGCTACATTGTTTCTGATAAAAAAACCGGTGAAGCTGTTGTAATAGATCCGGGCGGAGATGCTGATAAAATTTTGGACGTCATAAAATCTAAGGACCTCAAAGTAAAGTATATAATTTTGACACATGGCCATATTGATCATATCGGCGCATTAAACGAAATAAAAAAGGCAACAAATGCTAAAATAGCTATTCATGAAAAAGATGCTAATATGCTGTTATCTCCGGAAGACAATCTTTCAATCTATGTAGGTGGCGGCTTTGCTCAAACTCCGGCAGAAATATTTTTAAAAGGTGGCGAAAGATTTAAAGTTGGTGATCTTACCTTTGAGATAATTCATACACCCGGACATACTCCTGGAGGAATCTCTATTAGAGTCGATGGGATGTTGTTTACAGGAGACACTTTATTTGCCGGTTCGGTAGGCCGTACAGATTTCCCGGGGGGATCTTACGATGAGCTTATTAAGTCAATTAAAGAAAAACTTCTCCCCTTGGGTGACGATATTTCAATTCTCCCAGGCCATGGAGAAGCTTCCGACATTGGCTTTGAAAAGCGCACAAATCCATTTCTTGCAGAGGTATAAGTATAAAATATACATCAATAGTAATAAAGCCCCAGCCTAAAGATTGTAAACTAGGCCGGGGCTTTAATGATTTATTCAGGCTTTTTGCCTACAGTTACTGTAACATATTTAGTTTGGCCGTTTCTGAGTAT containing:
- the dtd gene encoding D-aminoacyl-tRNA deacylase, which codes for MRAVVQRVKEAAVSVNDEQIAKIGKGMTVFVGIAAGDTIKDVDYIAEKIVGLRIFEDDEGKMNKSIQDIDGEILMISQFTLLGDVRKGRRPSFTQAAPPDEAQKLYEALVDACNQKVKTKKGQFQAQMLVYILNDGPVTILVDSNKNF
- a CDS encoding MBL fold metallo-hydrolase, coding for MFVKRLSVGPLEANCYIVSDKKTGEAVVIDPGGDADKILDVIKSKDLKVKYIILTHGHIDHIGALNEIKKATNAKIAIHEKDANMLLSPEDNLSIYVGGGFAQTPAEIFLKGGERFKVGDLTFEIIHTPGHTPGGISIRVDGMLFTGDTLFAGSVGRTDFPGGSYDELIKSIKEKLLPLGDDISILPGHGEASDIGFEKRTNPFLAEV